GTCAGAGGTGTCGTGATTCTAGCCCATCGAAACTCTCTGTCAAGCGTCGTCTGTCCGAACTCGTCTCTAAAAAATGGGCGACAGATGATTCCAATGGCTACTGGCTGGCACATTGGGCGTTTTGCATACCAAAACGCCCCACGTTTTATCCTTTTAAATCAGCGTGTTAACCCGAGATGTGGCGGATTTTTTACGAATCCCGGTCATGCCTCGCCTAGCCGGTTGACGGCTGACACCAGCCAAAACTTTTTCCGGCCGCCGGCCGGATCGGAGCGCGGACCCGCTTAAGGCCGCGCCGTGGAATACCCCCTCGCCGCATCGCTGCCGCCTGATCCATTCGGTCAGGCAGGCACGGTCGCGCACGCGCACGTTGACGCCGCCGCGCCGGAACAGGATCTGTTCGGCGGCTTTGTCGCGGCCGCGCTCGACGCGCACGCTGCGCTGCGCGCGCAAGGCGCAGGACTGAAGGGGGCACCGAAGCCGGCGGCTGCGCTGCCGGAGCGGATCTGGCCAGAAGACATCCCACAACCAGCGCCGGCGAGCGCGCCGAAGCTACTGCGCGAGCTGAAGGTGCGGCTCGGCCGCTACCTTGACACACCGCAAGCGTGGTTGCCCAGGTTGAACATCGCGAACGGTAGCGCGCGCCAGCAGCGCAGCGAGCGCCGCGTGGCGTGCGTGCAGCTGATGCGTGCGCTGGTGAAGTTCTGCGACCTCGTGACGCTGCGCGTCGCGGTGCCGGGCAAGGATGGCTGGATCGACTTCACGCTGCCGTACCTGGCGGAACAGGCGGGTTTGTCGCTGCGTCGCGCCGAGCGCGCGTTGCGCGATCTGATCCGCGCCCGCCTGATCAAGAGCCGCCCGCAGTGCGAAGTGCAGGAAAGTGAGCAGGGCGTGCGCTATCGTGGCTTCGCCGCAATCAAATACCTGACGCCGGCGCTGTTCGAACAGTTCGGCCTCGGCAAGTGGCTGAATCACGAGCGCACACGCGCACACCTGCGCGCGCAGCGTCGGCGCGACGTGCAACGCAAGCGCGATCGCAAGGGCGACGCCGCGGCCGCGCAGCTGGCCGAGCAGCTTGGCGATAAACTCAAAGAGATCCAGTCGAGGACGAAGCGCCGGCCGCAGCCGGCCGACGTCGACCGCCAGGCCGAGCTCGAGCGCGCGATTCAGCTGCGCATGGGCGAGCTGAAGATGCAATATCCCGACTGGGATCGCGACCGGTGCTACCGAGTCGCGCGACAGCAGCTGGTGCCGCCCGGCGACTAGGCAAACCTCCCCCATAGACGTGCACCTATCGCGCAAGCGAGGGGGGCGCTCGTCCGTGCACAGAATTCCGAGCGATTTCTCTTCGCTGCGCGCGTGATTTTGCGTCGCTGGCCATGGTTTTGCCCCGCCGTCGCGCCGTCGACCATCAAGGATGTGTGGATAACTTAAATTAATTGTCGGGCCGGATCGCATTTAATTGTCGGGACTTAACCAGAAGCTTTCTCTGACTAGAAGCAACTCCACCGGCGGCTGTGCCGCCGTGTCACGCGGGCTACGCCCGCTTGCATGAATAACCCCCGTGGACCACCACCGACACCCTCCGGCTGGCACTAAGCCGCTGACGGCCTACGGCCGCCATCGGCCAAGTGCGCGGAAATCACGCGCGGCCGACAAGTCGGCCGCCCGCTCACCGCGCTCGCTCCGCTCGCCAGTCGCCTGAACCGACATCGAGCACGACCCGCCCACTTGTCTACAGGAAGGGGGCCTTGATACTGTATGGATGTACAGCCATTCCGTGAGGACATCATGCGCCCTACAACCGACGAAGACACCAACCACGCTTTTGTATTCCCGGGCTGGGAACGGCTGATGACGGATCTCGCGGCCGTGGCCGCGAGCCTGATTGATGAGCACCGGCAGAGCTACGCCGGGCGACCGCTGACCTGGCGCATGCTGCACGACCTTGAAAACCGTGCGATCGCGCAGCTGAAGACGTCGCGCAAACACGCCCCGACGCTGTTGCACCTGATCCGGAACGATCCCGGCGTGTTTGCCTATCCTGTTTCCGACGCGCCAGCCGATGGCGCGATGCCGGTCGTGATGGCCGAACTCTGGTCGGCCTGGCGGCGGTTGCACTGATCGCTGATCAGTCGCCGCGGCCGTAGCCTTTCTTGCCGCGATCAATACCGCGACCCTGCTCGCGTAGCAGACGGTCGCGCTCGTCGGTCGATTGCGCCTGTTGTTCCACGTTTGTCATGAACTCGTCGCGACGCGCGACACGCTCGGCCGGCGTCATCGACTGATACGGCTTGCGGCCCTCGCGCTCGAGGCCGTGCTGTTGCTCGTCGGTCGCTCGCCCGTGCTGCCGTTCGTGTTCGCGCTGCGCGGCTCGCTCGATGCCGGTGATCATTGCCTCCGCACGCGGCTTTCCGCTCGGCAGGGCTAACGCGCGCTGCGTGTCGCGATCGCTCTCGATCGCCCGCAGAAGATGGACGTGTGACCGTGGCCACATCGCATCCAGGCGCCGACCGTTCTCCGTCAGTTCATTCGTCCACTTCGGCGGGCTCGCGATTCCGCTGCGTTGGATGCGCTTCAGGTCGTTCCAGCTGTCGACGTACCGGTTGACCGACAACGAGAACTGGTCGCGCTGCGCGGCTGGCAACCTGGGCGGTCCGATCTCGACCGGTGCGGCCGGCACCGCGATCGCAGCCTCGCGCGCTTCGGCGCGCTTTGACAACCGCTGCTCGAATTCGCCGGCGATCGACAGCGGCCGCTCGACCGCACGGTAGCGGGCGGCGGTTTCGCGCTCGCGTCGCGCGGTGGCCGCGTCGACCAGCTCACGCGCGCGCGTTTCGCCCGACAGCGCGACCAGCGCATCCCACGCGCGTCCGTCGTAGGACACGCCGGGCTGAACCTGATCGCGCCGGCGCAGCGCCGTTGTGAGCTGACGGATGCGGGCCTGTTCGCTCGCGAGTATCGGCCCGTCTTTCGCGGAAACCTTCGCGAGCGTGGCGCCCAGCTCGGCACGCAAGCCGGTCGGCGAGCGATCGCGCCGGCGCTCGGCTGCGGCTTCGAATGCGATTTCCCGGCGCTTCGCAAAGGTCTGACGGTGCGTGTATTCCGGGTTGTCGCGAATCACCGGCCGCACGTCGTGCGCCGCGCTGAACGCTTTTTCGACCGGTTTGCCAAGGCTGCGCACCAGCGATTTCGCGTCGGGAAATACATCCTTGCCAGAGGCGATGACGAGCCCTTTCTTGTGCCGCGTCATCCCGACATAAGACAGTTCGGCGTCCATCGAAGACGTCGCCAGCAGATACGCACGATCGACCGTGACACCCTGGCTCTTGTGGATCGTCAGCGCGTAGCCGTAATCGAGATCCGCGTATCGCCCGGTGTCGACGACAATGTGCTTGCCACTGTCCAGGCGCACCGACAGCAGTGAGCCCGGCTCGGGTAGCGTTGCACCGTCGAGCTGCCGCGATGCAATTCCCTCAATCACGCCAAGCGTGCCGTTGCGAACATCCAGTCCGTAATCGTTGCGGCCGAACACCACGCGCTCGCCGACGGCGAACGGTACGACCGTGACGGACCGCTCGCCGTCGACCTCGGCCACCAGCGAAACAGGCTGATCGGCGCCCAGTTCGCCACGTGCGGAAAGCGCCGCGCGCATCGCCGTGTTCAGGCCAGCGCGCTGCGCATTGGTGTGCGCGATCAGCAGCTGGGAATCTTCCGGGTGGGCGTCGCGCGCCTCGAGCGCGAACGCGACCAGGCCGTCGCTCGCCGCGGCCAGCGATTCGGGCAGGAATACCGACCCGTGCATGATGTACGCGTTCAGTGCAGTGCTGACATCATGCTTGGACAGCGCAAGCGACGCTTCGCGTTGCCAGTCGTCTTTCTGCCGGACGATATCTGTCAGCCCGGCGAGCGCGCCGGCATTTCCCGCTGCCTTCGAGACGGCCCGGAATGCGTCACCAGCCTCGACCGCGTGCAGCTGCCACGCATCACCGACCAGGCGCACGCGTGCGCCATTCGTTTCCGCATGCCCCAGCATTTTTTCCAGCTGGCGCGATCCGACCATCCCGGCTTCGTCGATGAACACCACGGTTTGCGGATCGAGCGTCAAACGTCCCTTCTCGATCGCCGTCAAAAAGCTGGCGAGCGTGCGCGACGAAATGCCGGCGTCGCGCTGCATGTCCTCGGCCGTCTTGCCCTGCAACGCCGCGCCGAGCACCCGAAAACCCTCACCTTCGAATGCTTCGCGTGCGGCACCCATCACATAGCTTTTGCCGGTGCCGGCCGCGCCGTTCACCACACCGAGTTGCCGATTCCCGACCAGAAGTTCAAACGCCGACAATTGCGTCGGCTTCAGATTTCGCGCGTCGCGCACCTGGTCGGCCGTAGCTGCGGCGACCGGATCGACCTCGATCCCGGCCATGCGCTCGGCGCGCGATACCAGCCGGGTTTCAACCGCACGCAGTTCGGCCGACGTGAACCATTCGCCCTCCTTGCCCGGTGCCGCAAGTGCGAGCAATTCTTTCGAGTTGAGCATGCGCGCCAGCACCTGTTGGTACTGATCGGCTGAATCCGTGTTCCGGAACACAAACTGCTCGACGTCGTGCCGCGAGAAAATCGAATTGAGCGTCGACAGTGCATGCACGCCGATCGCCGGATTCAGCAGCAGCCGATCGCCGTTGCGTTTGGCGATCGCCCGATTCTGCGCCAGCGTCTCGGCCATAGCGACGCGCTCGCCCGCGTACTTGGCGATACCCACCTTTCGAGTCGGTTCCAGTTCGATACCGAGCGTCTTGTAGCTGCGGTGATCGATCCGCGCCTCGATACCGTGGCGTGACATGAAGTGGTTCGCGGTGATCGCCCATTCCTCCCGAACCTCACGCACGAATGCCTTCGTGTTGAAATACCGATCCTTGCCGGCACCGCCTTGGTCGGGATTGGCCGCGTTGTAGCGGCTGAAGAATTTTTCTGGATCGCGTTCGATCCCATCGTTCACGCGCTCGCTGAACATCAGGTGAACGTGCGGTTGCTCCAGGCCGTCGCTGGCAAGCGGTGCGTGAATCGCCCAGGAATAGGCATGTCGCTCACCGAGCACATTTTGGACGAACTCGCGTGCCAGCTCGACGCGCTGTTCGGCGCTGAGTTCACGCGGGAGCGAGAAGACGATTTCCGTGTAGGTCCGGCCGTTGGCCCGCTCGTAGCGATCGGCCATATCCCAGAATACGGTCGGATCGTTGGCCGCCCATTCCGGCATGTTGCCGCTTTCGCTGAGTTCGAGATCGCCACGCTCTTCAAACCGGCCCTCTCGGGCAATGTAAGCGTAGTGCTCTTCCCGATCCTGATAGCGCTTGTGTTGTCCGGCTTGCCCTTTCTTGCCGTGCTTCACTTCCATGCGATACATGCGAGCGTGGATTCCTTGCGCTTTGGGCGGTTTGATGTGCCGACGCTTCGGCGGCACGGTGTTTCGTGTCGTTTCTATGCTAGCATAGAAACGAGTAACCGCGCGTAGTGCCGAAATGGTCTTCGACCGTTTCGGCACTACGATCCTCCCTGGAAGCGCCTTTGCCTCTCGCTCCCTGCTGGCTGGCGCGCGGATTCTGGGCTGTTAGCTTGCAGGAAGGGGGTCTTCGGGGTGCCGATGTCGTCGCCATTGCCGCTGTCGTCGTTGATCAGTCGTCCGCCTGTGAGATCGTGGGATGATGTGCATCCGATGTTTGGCGATGCGTTTTTTTCGTTCGACGGCGTACCTCTGTTCAGAGGGGATCAGCCGTCCGATGCCTTCATGCAGCGTTGCCCGGTGTTGTTCGATGACGAGAAAATCGTCTGTGGTGATCTGATACCGGAGACGTCGTGGGGAGCCAGTTTGGCGAATCTGCTTACCGCGCGATCTTGGGAAACTGTGCGTGAGTTGATCCTCGAACGAAACCACCTCGTCTGTCAGTGCTGTGGGGTTCAGCGAACTTCGCTCGACGTGCACGAACTGTGGTCTTACGCGTTTCCCGATCAGGATGAGATTGACCGGTGCCACGATGGCGGCTGCTACGTGATGGGTGTTCAGAAGCTCGAAAACTTGATTTCAGTGTGCTCGGCCTGCCATCTCTGCTTTCATCTCGGCTTCGCAAATTCGTGTGGCCGTGGTAAGCAAACGTTGGCTCGGCTGCGGGCGCTGAACAACTGGTCGGTGGACGAAATTTTCCGGTATGAGCAACTGGTGTACGATCGATGGCACGCGGCCAATGAGATCGGTTGGCAACTGGATTTCACGCGGCTCGTCCATCCGGACGGCGGATTGGAGGTCAACGGCCAGTGGGAGTTGATGCCCGGTTCCGATCTTTTCCTTCAGCGCACGCGTTCCGGGTTGAACGATTTTCCAACCGTCCTGCTCAATACGACGTGGTGCTTTCGACACGAAACCGAGTGGCGAGCTCCGAATCCATTTCCTGAAAATTCTCACCTTTGAGGTAATCATGCCGATCGATCAATGGCTCACCAAGCGTATCGCTTTCATCAACGCCCTGAAGGCTCCGACTGAATCACAGCGGATGCTGGTCGAACTTGCCGGTATTGCGGAACCGACCAAACAGGAATCGCGCGATCTCGACGCATTGGTCAAGCTGGAGAAGTTGAACGAGCGGGCCGAAGAGGCAAAGGTGGCAGCGCTCAAGGTGGTGGCAGAGCGGAAGGAAGCCGCTCGCAAGGCCCGCACCCGCCAGTTGATCGAACTCGGCGGGATTGTCGAAATGCTCGATTTCCCGGTGGATCGTGGCACGCTGTGCGGCGCGTTGCTGTGGGCGCTCGATCAGGCCAAGGCCGACCCTTCCGCGCTCAAGCAACTCAAAACGCGTGGCGACACGTTCATTGCCGACCGCGAAGCGGCGAATAAATCCAGTGGCAGCAATGGCGGGCAAGTTGCCGATGAGCGCCTTCCGGAAAATGTCGCTGGCTAACGCCATTCGATATCGCAGAGAGAACGCCCGTGGCTAGATCGTCGCCGCCGTTTTCGCGGATTCGACAAGCGGCATCGGCACGCAAAAGCAAGCGTTGGTGGTCGCCCATGACCCGGCGCGACGCCGACGATCTGTCGATCCGCTATCACGCGTCGCTCGCCGCTTTGCGCAATCGGCAGGGAACGCATGAGCACCTGCGTACCTTGCTGGTCATGATCGTGCTGACCGGGTTCATTGGCGACGCCTACGTTTCTCCCATTCGGCCCGAAGTGCTCATCGCCGCCGAACAGGCGATCATCGCGGCAATCGATCACGGGCAGGACAGAAGCGAATGGGCGCTCGATGCCGATGCGGTCGAACTGTGCGCCGCCATCCTCACGCATCACGATCACCAACTGCGCACCGCGCCGATTGCCGCGATCAACAGCGCGAAGGAGCGACTGGATCGGCTCATTGCCGACCAGAGCTATCATTCCGTCCAACCTATCTGGCAGCAGCGGAAATGAATTTACTCAAGCGACGCGTCGCCGCGACCGACGACAAAGTGAAGGAATTCAAGGAAGCGCGCAAGGTCGCCGCTAAGGCCCAGCGTCAGCAGGTCAAGCAAACGCGCGCGGATCGCGAGCGGCGGATTGTTCTGGTCGGTGAGGCCGTGCTTCGCCGTGTCGAACTGGGGGAATGGGACGACGCGGATTTCCGCGCGATGATGGATGAGGCGTTGTCCCGGCCAGCAGACCGGGCGCTGTTCGACCTGGACGACTAGGCTTGACGTTGTGTTGGCGTGACAGTGAGGTTGAGGCCGAGCGCTCGAACAACGCTCAGGATCGTTGCGAACTCGGGATTGCCACGTTCGTCCAGCGCCTTGTACAAGCTTTGTCGGCCAACGCCTGCCGCTAGAGCGACCTGAGCCATGCCCCGCGCTCGGGCAACCGTTCCGATCGCTTCTTGGATGTCGGCCGAGTCTCCGGATTCAAACGACTCGCGGAGATATTCCGTTTGCGCCTCGGGCGAGTCGAGATAATCCGCTGGGTCGAATGGTGTCGTCTTGATTGCCATAGTCATTCCTCCAATTCGGACGCAAGCGCCCATGCTCGTTGAATATCTCTTTGCTGAGTGGATTTATCGCCGCCGCACAGCAGCACAATGATCGTGGAACCACGCTGCGCGAAATACACCCTGTATCCTGGCCCTGTATGAACCCGTAACTCGCTAACACCAGCGCCGACCGACTTGACATCGCCATACTGCCCGTGGGCGAGTCGTTGAATCCGTTTGGCGATTTGCGCACGCGCGATGTGGTCGCGCAATCCGCGCAGCCACTTCGCAAAATCGTCTGTCTGTTCGATTACCATGTCTCATTGTCTCCCATGGGAGACATGGGTGTCAAGTAAAAACCGCCCGGATTTGCATCCAGGCGGCCCCTCTGTTACTCGGCGTCTGTTTCCATTTCCTCAAGGTCTGCCGATTCAGTCTCTTCCGGATTGTCCCCAAGGTCGTCATTCTGCATGCTCTCGCTCAGGTCGCGATGGCGCAGCGGCTCGGGCAACCAGCCCGTTTCTGATACCGCGCGCTCGGCGGCGGCAATCAGTTCCTGCTTTTTCAGCTTCTCCAGCGGCGCGGCCGTCTCGGCTGACGTGGCTTCTTTCACCACGTCGAGGATTCGGGCCTTCGGTACGTGCTGGAAATAGCTAGCGGCCGTCGCCTTCCAGTAGACCCGATAGTCCACGTTCAGCGCTTGCGCTACGCGCTCGATGTTGTGCGGCCGATCGAAGCTAGTGATGCTATCCACCGTGCCCGCCACGCAGAAGGCGAACAAGTCGCGCAGCGTCTCGCCGTCCTGGCCGAGCAGCCAGCCGAACAAGTCGCCTTTCGCTTCCCCATCGATGCGCTTTTGCCAATACTTCGTGCGCTCGGCGTAAGCCTTCCATGCCGGGCTGTCGGTCATGTCGTCGGCCGCGCCCGCCATCTTCTCGGCGGAATGGATCGAAACGATGTTGAGCATATCTCGGGTGTCCCGACCGAAATGCCCCGGCAGCGCGGCCGGCACCATCCTGGCCAGCAGCGTCACCAAGGCGATTTCCGGCCGACGGCTCAATTCGTGCCGAAGGATGGCCGTGCGATGCGCGGTAAGGCGTTCGCATAGGCTTTCGCTGTGCAGCGGCTTTTGGCGCTCCGGCTGCTGCGCGGCGCGGCGCAATGCCGGCGGTGCTTCATCGCCTAGCGCCTTGCCTGCCGTTTTCAAGTTCGAGCGCTTCACCAGCCCATATTCGCGCGCCAGGTCGCCGCTTTGCGACAGGCTCACCAGCACGCCCGACACGGCTTTTTGCTCCGGCGACCAACCCTCGAAACGTTCGTCGTAGCGTTCTACGGCTTCCTCGGCCTCCTGCAAGGCCTGTTCTAGCGCGTCGGTGTCGATATCTTCGTCGTCGCTTTCCATTGCCTCGTTCAGCGCATCGCTTGCCTTTGTGGCTCGCTCGGCAAGCTCGGCGCGCTCCTTCTTCTCGGCCTTGGTCGGCTTCCGACGAGTCGCCGGCAGTCTGGTGCATGCATACAGTGTTTTGTGATCCAGATCCGGGTTCGCCTCGACCCAGGACCAGCCATCGGCGCGCAGCGCGTCGGCCGCTTGTTCCAGCTTCGCGCGCCCGAGCTCGTGCAACAACTCGACATTGATCAGGTAGCCTGCGCCGTCTTCCGCGAACAGGTCGCGGCGCACGTCGCCGCCGGCGGCCTCGTAGTCTTGCAGACCGACGAATCGCGCCATCCGGCTCGCGCTCGACACTTCCTCGCTCGTGATGATTGTGCGGAGATTTTGAGCAGTTCGGCCCCACTCCGGGCCGGCTTTTGCCCGCGTCCAGATCCGCTCTTGCTCGGCAGGGTCCGGGCACAGAGCCAGCGCTTGCAACTGGCCCAGGTCGATTTCGTCGTTGCGGAAGGCTTCGAACAGGACCGGGGACAGGTGGACCAGTTTCAAGCGGCGTTGAACCGTCAACACGGAAATCGAAAACACCTCGGCGATATGCTCGATCGTGCGCCCCTCGGCGTGCAGGTCGCGGATCGCCTCGCAGACGTCGGCAAGGTGCATTTCCTCGCGCTCGGTGTTCTCCATCAGTGACATTAACCGGGCTTCGCCGTCCGTGACGATCACGACATTGATTGGTGCCTCGGCCGAGGCTTCGCCCAGGTCGACCAGGAGCCCGTAGCCGGCTTTGCGTCGACGGCCTGCGGCCACCCCATAGCTGACCTTGTTTCCGCGTTTGGCCTTCACCTCATGCACGATCAAGTTTTGCAGGATGCCGCCAGCGCTGCGGATCGCCTGAGCCATCCCTTCGACGTTCTGCGGCTCGCGCCGGCGCACGTTAAACGGCGACTCGACAAGCGCGGAGAAAGGCACGGTGGTTGCAGTGCGACTGCCGATGATTTGCTCGACTACGGCTTGCTGCTTCTGGTTCTCACTCAAGATAACGCTCCTGAAAGCGGCCAAGCGGGTGCTCGGCCATGACTATATAATATGCCTTTAAGGCCGAAAAGGCAAGAAAATGAGTTGTCTTTAGTGCCTTAAAGGCATATACTTCTTTCATGGCCGAGCACCCGCTTGGCCGCTTTCA
This window of the Burkholderia gladioli genome carries:
- a CDS encoding Crp/Fnr family transcriptional regulator; amino-acid sequence: MEYPLAASLPPDPFGQAGTVAHAHVDAAAPEQDLFGGFVAAALDAHAALRAQGAGLKGAPKPAAALPERIWPEDIPQPAPASAPKLLRELKVRLGRYLDTPQAWLPRLNIANGSARQQRSERRVACVQLMRALVKFCDLVTLRVAVPGKDGWIDFTLPYLAEQAGLSLRRAERALRDLIRARLIKSRPQCEVQESEQGVRYRGFAAIKYLTPALFEQFGLGKWLNHERTRAHLRAQRRRDVQRKRDRKGDAAAAQLAEQLGDKLKEIQSRTKRRPQPADVDRQAELERAIQLRMGELKMQYPDWDRDRCYRVARQQLVPPGD
- a CDS encoding DUF2471 family protein, giving the protein MDVQPFREDIMRPTTDEDTNHAFVFPGWERLMTDLAAVAASLIDEHRQSYAGRPLTWRMLHDLENRAIAQLKTSRKHAPTLLHLIRNDPGVFAYPVSDAPADGAMPVVMAELWSAWRRLH
- a CDS encoding AAA family ATPase, with protein sequence MYRMEVKHGKKGQAGQHKRYQDREEHYAYIAREGRFEERGDLELSESGNMPEWAANDPTVFWDMADRYERANGRTYTEIVFSLPRELSAEQRVELAREFVQNVLGERHAYSWAIHAPLASDGLEQPHVHLMFSERVNDGIERDPEKFFSRYNAANPDQGGAGKDRYFNTKAFVREVREEWAITANHFMSRHGIEARIDHRSYKTLGIELEPTRKVGIAKYAGERVAMAETLAQNRAIAKRNGDRLLLNPAIGVHALSTLNSIFSRHDVEQFVFRNTDSADQYQQVLARMLNSKELLALAAPGKEGEWFTSAELRAVETRLVSRAERMAGIEVDPVAAATADQVRDARNLKPTQLSAFELLVGNRQLGVVNGAAGTGKSYVMGAAREAFEGEGFRVLGAALQGKTAEDMQRDAGISSRTLASFLTAIEKGRLTLDPQTVVFIDEAGMVGSRQLEKMLGHAETNGARVRLVGDAWQLHAVEAGDAFRAVSKAAGNAGALAGLTDIVRQKDDWQREASLALSKHDVSTALNAYIMHGSVFLPESLAAASDGLVAFALEARDAHPEDSQLLIAHTNAQRAGLNTAMRAALSARGELGADQPVSLVAEVDGERSVTVVPFAVGERVVFGRNDYGLDVRNGTLGVIEGIASRQLDGATLPEPGSLLSVRLDSGKHIVVDTGRYADLDYGYALTIHKSQGVTVDRAYLLATSSMDAELSYVGMTRHKKGLVIASGKDVFPDAKSLVRSLGKPVEKAFSAAHDVRPVIRDNPEYTHRQTFAKRREIAFEAAAERRRDRSPTGLRAELGATLAKVSAKDGPILASEQARIRQLTTALRRRDQVQPGVSYDGRAWDALVALSGETRARELVDAATARRERETAARYRAVERPLSIAGEFEQRLSKRAEAREAAIAVPAAPVEIGPPRLPAAQRDQFSLSVNRYVDSWNDLKRIQRSGIASPPKWTNELTENGRRLDAMWPRSHVHLLRAIESDRDTQRALALPSGKPRAEAMITGIERAAQREHERQHGRATDEQQHGLEREGRKPYQSMTPAERVARRDEFMTNVEQQAQSTDERDRLLREQGRGIDRGKKGYGRGD
- a CDS encoding HNH endonuclease, producing the protein MSSPLPLSSLISRPPVRSWDDVHPMFGDAFFSFDGVPLFRGDQPSDAFMQRCPVLFDDEKIVCGDLIPETSWGASLANLLTARSWETVRELILERNHLVCQCCGVQRTSLDVHELWSYAFPDQDEIDRCHDGGCYVMGVQKLENLISVCSACHLCFHLGFANSCGRGKQTLARLRALNNWSVDEIFRYEQLVYDRWHAANEIGWQLDFTRLVHPDGGLEVNGQWELMPGSDLFLQRTRSGLNDFPTVLLNTTWCFRHETEWRAPNPFPENSHL
- a CDS encoding conjugal transfer protein TraD, which encodes MPIDQWLTKRIAFINALKAPTESQRMLVELAGIAEPTKQESRDLDALVKLEKLNERAEEAKVAALKVVAERKEAARKARTRQLIELGGIVEMLDFPVDRGTLCGALLWALDQAKADPSALKQLKTRGDTFIADREAANKSSGSNGGQVADERLPENVAG
- a CDS encoding addiction module antidote protein, whose translation is MAIKTTPFDPADYLDSPEAQTEYLRESFESGDSADIQEAIGTVARARGMAQVALAAGVGRQSLYKALDERGNPEFATILSVVRALGLNLTVTPTQRQA
- a CDS encoding type II toxin-antitoxin system RelE/ParE family toxin, yielding MVIEQTDDFAKWLRGLRDHIARAQIAKRIQRLAHGQYGDVKSVGAGVSELRVHTGPGYRVYFAQRGSTIIVLLCGGDKSTQQRDIQRAWALASELEE
- a CDS encoding ParB/RepB/Spo0J family partition protein, coding for MSENQKQQAVVEQIIGSRTATTVPFSALVESPFNVRRREPQNVEGMAQAIRSAGGILQNLIVHEVKAKRGNKVSYGVAAGRRRKAGYGLLVDLGEASAEAPINVVIVTDGEARLMSLMENTEREEMHLADVCEAIRDLHAEGRTIEHIAEVFSISVLTVQRRLKLVHLSPVLFEAFRNDEIDLGQLQALALCPDPAEQERIWTRAKAGPEWGRTAQNLRTIITSEEVSSASRMARFVGLQDYEAAGGDVRRDLFAEDGAGYLINVELLHELGRAKLEQAADALRADGWSWVEANPDLDHKTLYACTRLPATRRKPTKAEKKERAELAERATKASDALNEAMESDDEDIDTDALEQALQEAEEAVERYDERFEGWSPEQKAVSGVLVSLSQSGDLAREYGLVKRSNLKTAGKALGDEAPPALRRAAQQPERQKPLHSESLCERLTAHRTAILRHELSRRPEIALVTLLARMVPAALPGHFGRDTRDMLNIVSIHSAEKMAGAADDMTDSPAWKAYAERTKYWQKRIDGEAKGDLFGWLLGQDGETLRDLFAFCVAGTVDSITSFDRPHNIERVAQALNVDYRVYWKATAASYFQHVPKARILDVVKEATSAETAAPLEKLKKQELIAAAERAVSETGWLPEPLRHRDLSESMQNDDLGDNPEETESADLEEMETDAE